The following are from one region of the Stanieria sp. NIES-3757 genome:
- a CDS encoding glutamyl-tRNA(Gln) amidotransferase, C subunit: protein MIDREQVRKVAHLARLEISSAEEEQFTTQLNSILDYFEQLSELDTENVPPTTRAIELSNITRSDQLKPFPDKDALLKAAPEQEGDYFRVPQILSSDEE from the coding sequence ATGATCGATCGCGAACAAGTTAGAAAAGTTGCTCACTTAGCACGTTTAGAAATTTCTTCGGCAGAAGAAGAACAATTTACAACTCAACTTAATAGTATTTTGGATTATTTTGAACAGTTAAGTGAACTTGATACAGAAAATGTTCCTCCCACCACCAGAGCTATAGAACTGAGTAATATTACTCGCTCCGATCAATTAAAACCTTTTCCAGATAAAGATGCTTTATTAAAAGCTGCACCCGAACAAGAAGGCGATTATTTTCGTGTTCCCCAAATTCTTAGTTCTGATGAAGAATAA
- a CDS encoding photosystem I assembly protein ycf3 gives MPRTQRNDNFIDKSFTVMADLILKVLPTNKQAKEAFAYYRDGMSAQADGEYAEALENYEEALKLEEDSNDRSYILYNMGLIYASNGEMDKALDYYNEAIDLNPKMPQALNNVAVIYHYQGEKAKEAGQDEKAEFLFDKAAEFWKQAIRIAPNNYMEAQNWLKITGRSEMDVYF, from the coding sequence ATGCCACGTACTCAAAGAAACGATAATTTTATTGATAAATCTTTCACTGTCATGGCAGATTTGATTTTGAAAGTTTTACCAACCAATAAACAAGCCAAAGAAGCTTTTGCCTACTATCGTGATGGGATGTCGGCTCAAGCTGATGGTGAATATGCAGAAGCTTTAGAAAACTACGAAGAAGCTCTCAAATTAGAAGAGGATTCTAATGATCGCAGCTATATTCTTTATAATATGGGGTTGATCTATGCTAGTAATGGCGAAATGGACAAAGCATTAGACTATTATAATGAGGCAATCGATCTGAATCCGAAAATGCCTCAAGCTTTGAATAATGTTGCTGTAATTTATCATTATCAGGGTGAAAAAGCTAAAGAAGCTGGTCAAGATGAAAAGGCAGAGTTTTTATTTGATAAAGCTGCTGAATTCTGGAAACAAGCAATTCGTATTGCTCCCAATAATTATATGGAGGCACAAAACTGGCTTAAAATTACTGGACGTTCAGAAATGGATGTTTACTTCTAA